In one window of Spartinivicinus marinus DNA:
- the secE gene encoding preprotein translocase subunit SecE produces the protein MNAKIEVENQGRLDGLKWFVVFAVVAAGAYGNYFYQSESLLYRVIALLILGLAAGYVALTTVKGQKFWTLVKDAKVEVRKVVWPTKQETVQTTVIVVAVVILMGFVLWLIDWALNSIINGLIG, from the coding sequence ATGAATGCAAAGATTGAAGTTGAAAACCAAGGCCGTCTAGATGGTCTAAAGTGGTTTGTGGTATTTGCTGTTGTAGCTGCGGGCGCCTACGGTAATTACTTTTATCAAAGCGAATCTTTGCTTTATCGTGTGATAGCCCTCCTTATCCTAGGTTTAGCAGCAGGCTACGTTGCTTTAACTACGGTTAAAGGCCAAAAATTCTGGACTTTGGTCAAAGATGCTAAAGTTGAAGTACGGAAAGTTGTTTGGCCAACTAAGCAAGAAACCGTTCAAACTACCGTAATTGTTGTAGCTGTAGTTATCTTGATGGGATTTGTTTTGTGGCTAATTGATTGGGCATTGAATTCAATTATTAATGGTTTGATTGGGTAA